One window from the genome of Flavobacterium agricola encodes:
- the glmM gene encoding phosphoglucosamine mutase, giving the protein MTLIKSISGIRGTIGGQIGDNLTPLDAVKFASAYGTWLKNYHNKKNIKVVIGRDARISGPMIHNLVMHTLVGLGIDVIDLDLSTTPTVEIAVPLENADGGIILTASHNPKQWNALKLLNEKGEFLSGKDGEEILRLAEAESFTYAEVDDLGTVTKNDAYMDMHVDEVLNLPLVDAEAVAKRKFKVVVDGVNSSGGIIIPKLLKQMGVEVVELYCTPNGDFPHNPEPLKEHLGDICKLVVEEKADFGIVVDPDVDRLAFISNDGEMFGEEYTLVAVADYVLSKTPGNTVSNMSSSRALRDITEKHNGTYQASAVGEVNVVELMKATNAIIGGEGNGGIIYPEIHYGRDALVGVALFLTHLANLEISVADLRASYPQYFMSKNKIELTPAIDVDEILKQMTEKYKNEQISTVDGVKIDFATNWVHLRKSNTEPIIRIYTEAPTQAEADALAQQIMNQIKTIASI; this is encoded by the coding sequence ATGACATTAATAAAATCTATTTCTGGTATTCGCGGTACAATTGGCGGGCAAATTGGCGATAATTTAACTCCGCTTGATGCTGTTAAATTTGCTTCGGCTTACGGAACTTGGTTAAAAAATTATCATAATAAAAAAAATATAAAAGTTGTTATTGGTCGTGATGCACGTATTTCGGGGCCCATGATTCACAACTTAGTTATGCATACCTTAGTTGGTTTAGGAATAGATGTAATTGATTTAGATTTATCTACAACACCAACTGTTGAAATTGCAGTTCCGTTAGAAAATGCTGATGGCGGAATTATTTTAACAGCATCTCATAATCCAAAACAATGGAATGCGTTAAAACTTTTAAATGAAAAAGGGGAATTTTTAAGCGGAAAAGATGGTGAAGAAATTTTACGTTTAGCTGAAGCAGAAAGTTTTACTTACGCCGAGGTTGATGATTTAGGTACCGTTACAAAAAACGATGCTTATATGGATATGCACGTAGATGAAGTTTTAAATTTACCGTTGGTAGATGCCGAAGCTGTTGCAAAACGTAAGTTTAAAGTTGTTGTAGACGGGGTAAATTCGTCTGGAGGAATCATTATTCCGAAGCTTTTAAAACAAATGGGCGTTGAGGTGGTAGAATTATATTGTACGCCAAATGGCGATTTTCCGCACAATCCAGAACCTTTAAAAGAACATTTAGGAGATATTTGTAAATTAGTTGTTGAGGAGAAAGCTGATTTTGGAATTGTGGTTGATCCTGATGTAGATCGCTTAGCGTTTATTTCTAACGATGGCGAAATGTTTGGTGAAGAATATACATTGGTTGCCGTAGCCGATTATGTTTTAAGCAAAACACCTGGAAATACCGTTTCTAACATGTCATCTTCTCGTGCATTACGTGATATTACAGAAAAACACAACGGAACTTATCAAGCATCTGCCGTAGGTGAAGTAAATGTGGTAGAACTAATGAAAGCAACAAACGCAATTATTGGTGGCGAAGGTAATGGCGGAATTATTTATCCTGAAATTCATTACGGGCGCGATGCCTTAGTTGGCGTAGCTTTGTTTTTAACGCATTTAGCAAATTTAGAAATTAGCGTTGCTGACCTTAGAGCAAGTTATCCGCAATATTTTATGTCTAAAAATAAAATTGAATTAACACCAGCAATTGATGTTGATGAAATTTTAAAACAAATGACAGAGAAATATAAAAACGAACAAATTTCAACCGTTGATGGTGTAAAAATAGATTTTGCTACAAATTGGGTGCATCTTCGTAAATCTAATACCGAACCTATTATTCGTATTTATACCGAAGCACCAACCCAAGCAGAAGCTGATGCATTGGCTCAACAAATTATGAATCAAATAAAAACAATAGCTTCTATATAA
- a CDS encoding aminotransferase class V-fold PLP-dependent enzyme: MLLTNKTTQLEKFFEPFRKNIVGIDQTFVSPFGEQKIIYTDWTASGRLYRPIEEKILNTFGPYVANTHTETTFSGTAMTMSYHQARNIIKKHVNASEDDILITAGSGMTGVINKFQRILGLKVPENLRQFTTIPEETRPVIFITHMEHHSNHTSWLETIAKVEVIPSTPDGLVCLESFRKLVESYADCPLKIASITACSNVTGIKTPYHEMAKIMHQNNGVCFVDFACSAPYVAIDMHPANDPEAYLDAIVFSPHKFLGGPGTSGILLFNKKLYNNMIPDCPGGGTVSWTNPWGEHKYLDNIEEREDGGTPGFLQLIRTALAINLKEQMGVDNILAREKELIDYVFERFSKIPNLHILADQHKNRLGVISFYIDDLHYNLGVKLLNDKFGIQTRGGCSCAGTYGHYLLHVDQERSNYLTHKISEGDLLEKPGWIRMSIHPTTTTEEIEFVCDCIEQLAQNFKTWGNDYQLKPRSNEFVHTNNEVCVASMVNDFFIL; this comes from the coding sequence ATGTTACTAACTAATAAAACTACTCAATTAGAAAAGTTTTTTGAACCTTTTCGTAAAAATATTGTCGGCATAGATCAAACCTTTGTTTCACCGTTCGGAGAACAAAAAATTATTTATACCGATTGGACAGCTTCTGGTCGTTTATACCGACCAATCGAAGAAAAAATATTAAATACCTTTGGGCCTTACGTGGCCAATACGCATACCGAAACTACATTTTCGGGTACTGCAATGACCATGTCATACCATCAAGCCCGTAACATAATTAAAAAACATGTTAATGCCTCAGAAGATGATATTTTAATTACAGCAGGTTCAGGAATGACTGGCGTTATTAATAAGTTTCAACGTATTTTAGGATTAAAAGTTCCTGAAAACTTACGTCAGTTTACAACTATTCCTGAAGAAACGCGTCCTGTTATTTTTATTACGCATATGGAACATCATTCTAATCATACATCGTGGTTAGAAACTATTGCAAAGGTTGAAGTTATTCCGAGTACACCAGATGGATTAGTTTGTTTAGAAAGTTTTAGAAAATTGGTAGAATCTTATGCTGATTGTCCATTAAAAATAGCTTCTATTACAGCTTGTTCAAACGTTACAGGTATAAAAACGCCTTACCATGAAATGGCTAAAATTATGCATCAAAACAATGGCGTTTGTTTTGTAGATTTTGCTTGTTCGGCGCCTTACGTTGCTATTGATATGCATCCAGCTAACGATCCTGAAGCGTATTTAGATGCTATTGTATTTTCTCCACATAAATTTTTGGGTGGGCCAGGTACATCTGGAATTTTACTTTTCAATAAAAAATTATACAACAACATGATTCCTGACTGCCCAGGTGGTGGAACGGTTTCTTGGACAAATCCTTGGGGAGAACATAAATATTTAGATAATATTGAAGAGCGTGAAGACGGTGGAACTCCTGGTTTTTTACAATTAATACGTACTGCATTAGCAATCAATTTAAAAGAGCAAATGGGGGTAGATAATATTTTAGCCCGCGAAAAAGAATTGATTGATTATGTTTTTGAACGTTTTTCTAAAATACCAAATCTACATATTTTAGCAGATCAACATAAAAACCGTTTAGGCGTAATATCTTTTTATATTGATGATTTGCATTACAACTTAGGGGTAAAGCTATTAAACGATAAATTCGGAATTCAAACGCGTGGCGGATGCAGTTGTGCCGGAACATACGGACATTATTTGTTGCACGTAGATCAGGAACGATCAAATTATTTAACGCATAAAATTTCTGAAGGCGATTTGTTAGAAAAACCGGGATGGATTAGAATGTCCATTCATCCAACTACTACCACAGAAGAAATTGAATTTGTTTGTGATTGCATCGAACAGCTAGCACAAAACTTTAAAACTTGGGGTAATGATTACCAATTAAAACCTCGTAGTAACGAATTTGTTCATACCAATAACGAAGTTTGCGTTGCCAGTATGGTTAATGATTTTTTTATTCTTTAA
- the gcvP gene encoding aminomethyl-transferring glycine dehydrogenase, with protein sequence MKTNAFALRHIGPRQSDLQHMFNTIGVKDMDQLLHETLPDTIRLKKDFELDPAMTEYDYLSHITALGNQNKVFKSFIGLGYHEAVVPAVIQRNVFENPGWYTAYTPYQAEIAQGRLEALLNFQTTVIELSGMEIANASLLDESTAAAEAMALLFDVRTRDQKKNNANKLFVSEEVLPQTISVLQTRSTPIGVELVIGNHETFEFTDDFFAVILQYPGKYGQVTDYADFINTAKSKDIKVAVAADLLSLVKLTPPGDMGADVVVGTTQRFGIPLGFGGPHAGFFATKEEYKRSMPGRIIGVSQDTNGNRALRMALQTREQHIKREKATSNICTAQVLLAVMAGMYAVYHGPKGLQFIANQVHAKAVTIDKALTQLGFKQLNDAFFDTLLVKADAAKVKAVAEANEVNFYYVDAETISISLNEAANINDVNTVISIFAEVAGKPAPTVTELDPETVVPLKLERTSKFLQHDVFNTYQSESQLMRYIKKLERKDLALNHSMISLGSCTMKLNAAAEMLPLSLPNWGNIHPFAPADQTQGYLTMLHKLEQQLNVITGFAGTTLQPNSGAQGEYAGLMAIRAYHESRGEGHRHIALIPASAHGTNPASAAMAGMKVVVTKTTEEGNIDVADLKAKAEQYKDELSCVMITYPSTHGVYESSIIEITNIIHENGGQVYMDGANMNAQVGLTNPATIGADVCHLNLHKTFAIPHGGGGPGVGPICVAKHLVEFLPSNPIVKVGGDKAISAISAAPYGSALVCLISYGYISMLGADGLKRATSTAILNANYMKARLEQGYEILYTGEKGRAAHEMIVDCRMFKAKGIEVTDIAKRLMDYGFHAPTVSFPVAGTLMIEPTESEDLAELDRFCDAMLSIRKEIEAATAEDANNVLKNSPHTLAMLTAETWDLPYSRQQAAYPLEYVAENKFWPSVRRVDDAYGDRNLVCSCAPIEAYMEA encoded by the coding sequence ATGAAAACAAATGCATTTGCTTTAAGACACATTGGGCCTCGCCAAAGTGATTTGCAACATATGTTTAACACAATTGGTGTTAAGGATATGGATCAGCTATTACATGAAACTCTTCCTGATACAATTCGTTTAAAAAAAGATTTTGAGTTAGATCCTGCTATGACAGAATATGACTATTTAAGCCATATTACAGCATTAGGTAACCAAAATAAAGTATTTAAATCATTTATTGGTTTAGGATACCACGAAGCAGTTGTTCCTGCTGTTATTCAACGTAATGTTTTTGAAAATCCAGGATGGTACACAGCTTACACACCGTATCAAGCTGAAATTGCCCAAGGACGTTTAGAAGCTTTATTAAACTTCCAGACGACCGTAATTGAGCTTTCTGGTATGGAAATCGCTAACGCATCGTTGTTAGACGAATCTACAGCTGCTGCTGAAGCAATGGCTTTATTATTTGATGTACGCACACGCGATCAGAAAAAAAACAACGCAAACAAACTTTTTGTTTCTGAAGAAGTTTTACCGCAAACCATTTCTGTTTTACAAACACGTTCTACACCAATTGGTGTTGAATTAGTGATTGGTAACCACGAAACTTTTGAATTTACAGACGATTTTTTTGCTGTAATTTTACAATATCCAGGTAAATACGGTCAGGTAACCGATTATGCTGACTTCATTAACACTGCAAAATCTAAAGATATTAAAGTTGCTGTAGCAGCAGATTTATTATCGTTAGTAAAATTAACTCCTCCAGGTGATATGGGTGCTGACGTAGTTGTAGGTACAACACAACGTTTTGGTATTCCATTAGGATTTGGTGGTCCTCACGCAGGTTTCTTCGCAACAAAAGAAGAATACAAACGTTCTATGCCTGGTCGTATTATTGGGGTTTCTCAAGATACAAACGGCAACCGTGCTTTACGTATGGCATTACAAACACGTGAGCAACATATTAAACGCGAAAAAGCAACATCTAACATTTGTACTGCTCAGGTATTATTAGCTGTTATGGCTGGTATGTACGCTGTTTATCACGGACCTAAAGGTTTACAATTTATTGCAAACCAAGTACATGCAAAAGCAGTAACTATTGATAAAGCTTTAACTCAATTAGGTTTTAAACAACTTAACGATGCGTTTTTCGATACATTATTAGTTAAAGCAGATGCAGCAAAAGTAAAAGCAGTTGCTGAAGCAAATGAAGTTAACTTTTATTATGTAGATGCAGAAACAATTTCTATTTCTTTAAACGAAGCTGCTAACATAAACGATGTAAATACGGTAATATCTATTTTTGCTGAAGTTGCTGGTAAACCAGCTCCAACAGTTACAGAATTAGATCCTGAAACAGTTGTTCCGTTAAAATTAGAAAGAACTTCTAAATTTTTACAACACGACGTATTTAATACCTACCAATCGGAATCACAATTAATGCGTTATATTAAAAAATTAGAACGCAAAGATTTAGCATTAAATCATTCTATGATTTCGTTAGGTTCTTGTACAATGAAGTTGAATGCAGCTGCAGAAATGTTACCATTATCATTACCAAACTGGGGTAACATTCACCCGTTTGCTCCTGCAGATCAAACACAAGGTTATCTAACTATGTTACACAAGTTAGAACAACAATTAAACGTAATTACTGGATTTGCTGGTACAACTTTACAACCTAACTCGGGTGCGCAAGGTGAATATGCAGGTTTAATGGCTATTCGCGCGTATCACGAATCTCGTGGTGAAGGGCACCGTCATATTGCATTAATTCCAGCATCTGCTCATGGTACTAACCCAGCATCTGCTGCAATGGCAGGAATGAAGGTTGTTGTTACCAAAACTACTGAAGAAGGAAATATTGACGTAGCTGATTTAAAAGCAAAAGCAGAACAATATAAAGACGAATTATCGTGTGTAATGATTACGTATCCATCTACGCATGGAGTTTACGAATCATCAATCATCGAAATTACAAACATCATTCACGAAAATGGTGGACAAGTTTATATGGACGGTGCAAACATGAATGCACAAGTTGGTTTAACAAACCCAGCAACAATTGGTGCAGACGTTTGTCACTTAAACTTACATAAAACTTTTGCTATTCCTCACGGTGGTGGTGGTCCTGGTGTTGGTCCTATTTGTGTAGCAAAACATTTAGTAGAATTTTTACCTTCTAACCCAATTGTAAAAGTTGGTGGAGATAAAGCAATTTCTGCTATTTCTGCTGCACCTTACGGTTCTGCATTAGTTTGCTTAATTTCTTACGGGTATATTTCTATGTTAGGTGCTGACGGATTAAAAAGAGCAACTTCTACTGCTATTTTAAATGCAAACTACATGAAAGCGCGTTTAGAGCAAGGTTACGAAATTCTTTACACAGGTGAAAAAGGACGTGCAGCTCACGAAATGATTGTTGATTGCCGTATGTTTAAAGCAAAAGGAATTGAAGTTACTGACATTGCGAAACGTTTAATGGATTACGGTTTCCACGCTCCAACGGTTTCTTTCCCTGTTGCTGGAACTTTAATGATTGAACCAACAGAATCTGAAGATTTAGCTGAATTAGATCGTTTTTGTGATGCAATGCTTTCTATTCGTAAAGAAATTGAAGCAGCAACTGCTGAAGATGCAAACAACGTATTAAAAAATTCACCGCACACATTAGCTATGTTAACGGCTGAAACTTGGGATTTACCATATTCACGTCAACAAGCAGCTTACCCGTTAGAATATGTGGCTGAAAACAAATTCTGGCCTTCTGTTCGTCGTGTAGATGATGCGTACGGCGATAGAAATTTAGTTTGTTCTTGTGCGCCAATTGAGGCTTACATGGAAGCTTAA
- a CDS encoding TonB-dependent receptor produces MRTYKHLLFLGGILAFSQTFAQVTVSGYVIDNKNRLLNNAKVVLKGSTKQIEAHTNYTGKYSFTDVPAGNYELIYIHDSEQVIEMLAVKNDDVEVDLTVGKQLQNSVLDGVVIKAQSVKNEIEKRGFAVNVIETKEAAVRNIQTNELLDRSVGVRVRQNGGLGAAVDYNLNGMSGNAVKIFIDGIPISTYGSSFDLNSIPPALIERIEVYKGVVPVYLSDDALGGAINIVLKRGLNSNVSASVSYGSFNTFQSNLSSLYRAEKSGFTLKASGFYNYSDNDYEIWGKFARNIRPDGTYEYVRAKRFNDAFKSKGARVEAGFTDVSWADSFLLGMNLSDSYNEIQHGLYMTVPYKDRYSKSNANVFSLDYRKRNLLLNGLDFDFNGSISNRKQLISDLNPYRYNWYGEIAKGLYGEELKTPGGAQQGAPTLNHIDRTIATFRTGLSYEFLPNNRFLVNHMFYDVDRNDRDELKSIQQQAFSGKRKLTKNITSLAYDARFIEDKLKLNVFSKFYRQDIEKTDPVLETINGVATRVDKRTASTKNDVGYGIATSYLIKPAVAILFSAERAVRLPSENEVFGNPGENMTENPGLRPEVSDNFNLGGKIGPYQINKHKISFSVSGFIRDAKDKIVRQVNDRLNDAQQVAPFENLGKTKAKGFEAEIFYSFSNRLNVGLNVSKFSSVFNLKNDPNGNEYVGRYNVQIPNEPFFTFNGNVQYSFNDVLLKKSKLFLNYGFGFVDSFYTIWNPGSGITNRDDLLRQAQTPTQLIQDIGLSYIFPNKQFVVSFDAKNIFDQQAYDNYAVQKPGRAFYVKLTYNLSKF; encoded by the coding sequence ATGCGTACTTACAAACACCTTCTTTTTTTAGGAGGGATTTTAGCTTTTAGTCAAACATTTGCACAGGTAACGGTTTCGGGATATGTAATCGATAACAAAAACAGATTATTGAACAATGCTAAGGTTGTTTTAAAAGGCTCAACAAAGCAAATAGAAGCACATACTAATTATACCGGAAAATATAGCTTTACTGATGTACCAGCTGGTAATTATGAATTAATTTATATACACGACTCGGAGCAAGTAATAGAAATGCTTGCTGTTAAAAATGATGATGTTGAAGTTGATTTAACAGTTGGAAAACAATTGCAAAATTCGGTTTTAGATGGTGTTGTTATAAAAGCACAATCTGTTAAAAATGAAATTGAAAAACGAGGATTTGCTGTTAATGTTATTGAAACTAAAGAAGCTGCGGTACGCAATATACAAACTAACGAACTTTTAGATCGCTCGGTTGGTGTTCGAGTTCGTCAAAACGGTGGGTTAGGAGCCGCTGTTGATTACAATTTAAACGGCATGTCGGGTAATGCAGTAAAAATATTTATTGATGGCATTCCGATTTCTACTTACGGATCGTCTTTCGATTTAAACAGTATTCCACCTGCATTAATAGAACGTATTGAAGTTTATAAAGGCGTTGTTCCGGTTTATTTGTCAGACGATGCTTTAGGAGGAGCTATAAATATTGTTTTAAAACGCGGATTAAACAGTAATGTAAGTGCATCAGTTTCTTATGGTTCTTTCAATACTTTTCAATCTAACTTAAGCTCATTATATAGAGCAGAAAAATCGGGGTTTACTTTAAAAGCTTCTGGTTTTTACAATTACTCAGATAACGATTATGAAATATGGGGCAAATTTGCTAGAAATATTCGCCCTGATGGAACTTATGAATATGTACGTGCCAAGCGATTTAATGATGCGTTTAAATCTAAAGGTGCGCGTGTAGAAGCTGGTTTTACAGATGTTTCTTGGGCAGATAGTTTTTTATTAGGTATGAATCTTTCTGATTCGTACAACGAAATTCAACACGGTTTATATATGACCGTGCCTTATAAAGATAGATATTCTAAAAGTAATGCAAATGTGTTTAGTTTAGATTATCGAAAAAGGAATCTTTTATTAAACGGATTAGATTTTGACTTTAATGGATCGATTAGTAATCGTAAACAATTAATAAGTGATTTAAACCCGTACCGTTACAATTGGTATGGCGAAATTGCTAAAGGTTTGTACGGTGAAGAACTAAAAACGCCAGGCGGAGCACAACAAGGTGCGCCAACATTAAATCATATAGACCGAACCATTGCAACCTTTAGAACAGGATTAAGCTACGAATTTTTACCAAATAATAGATTTTTAGTAAACCACATGTTTTATGATGTAGATCGTAACGACAGAGATGAACTTAAATCCATTCAACAACAAGCATTTAGTGGTAAGCGTAAATTAACTAAAAACATTACTTCGTTGGCTTACGATGCCCGTTTTATTGAAGATAAATTGAAACTAAATGTTTTTTCTAAATTTTATAGACAAGATATTGAAAAAACAGATCCGGTTTTAGAAACCATAAACGGAGTTGCTACCCGTGTTGATAAAAGAACGGCAAGTACAAAAAACGACGTAGGTTACGGAATTGCAACTTCTTACTTAATTAAGCCCGCTGTTGCTATTTTGTTTTCAGCAGAGCGCGCAGTTCGTTTACCTTCAGAGAATGAAGTTTTTGGTAATCCTGGCGAAAACATGACAGAAAATCCTGGTTTACGACCAGAAGTAAGTGATAATTTTAATTTGGGAGGTAAAATAGGACCTTACCAAATCAACAAACATAAAATTTCATTTTCCGTTTCCGGATTTATTCGCGATGCGAAAGATAAAATTGTACGCCAAGTAAACGACCGTTTAAACGATGCACAGCAAGTTGCTCCGTTTGAAAACTTAGGAAAAACGAAGGCTAAAGGTTTTGAAGCCGAAATATTTTACAGTTTTTCGAACCGTTTAAATGTTGGTTTAAACGTGTCTAAATTTAGCTCGGTATTTAATTTAAAAAATGATCCAAATGGTAATGAATATGTGGGTCGTTACAACGTACAAATTCCGAACGAACCGTTTTTTACTTTTAACGGTAACGTACAATATTCCTTTAACGATGTTTTGCTAAAAAAAAGCAAGTTGTTTTTAAATTATGGTTTTGGCTTTGTAGATTCTTTTTATACCATTTGGAATCCGGGAAGCGGTATTACTAATCGTGATGATTTGTTAAGGCAAGCACAAACACCAACACAACTTATTCAAGATATTGGTTTAAGCTACATATTTCCTAACAAACAATTTGTAGTCAGTTTTGATGCTAAAAATATTTTTGACCAACAAGCTTATGACAATTATGCGGTTCAAAAACCCGGGCGTGCATTTTATGTAAAACTTACATATAATTTAAGTAAATTCTAA
- a CDS encoding UbiA prenyltransferase family protein, whose amino-acid sequence MKTVLKNIFDFYINASIHVGFATLSLVLLTYYFSHLKISYAVCGLVFFGTIFSYNFIKYYSVFYSRQKQKKSVYYILALSVLSMLLAGLCFLLLNRTTQIIALLFGALTLLYAIPVGKLKKNLRNLSGIKIYIVSFCWAGATLLLPLLNADYVLNTDVLAKFIQRFIITLLLILIFEIKDLEVDDPNLKTFPQIFGVLKTKLFIVLLCIPFYVLEFFKTGYYANQWLVNLILVAVIITFTYFVNPNRNKYFTLFWVEAVPILWLFLSLSIN is encoded by the coding sequence ATGAAAACAGTCCTTAAAAATATATTTGATTTTTACATAAACGCCAGCATTCATGTTGGTTTTGCTACGTTAAGCTTGGTGCTTTTAACGTACTATTTTTCGCATTTAAAAATAAGTTATGCGGTTTGTGGCTTGGTTTTTTTTGGTACTATTTTTAGTTATAATTTTATAAAATATTATTCGGTTTTTTATTCGCGCCAAAAACAAAAAAAATCGGTTTATTATATTCTAGCGTTAAGCGTTTTAAGCATGTTATTGGCTGGTTTGTGCTTTTTGTTATTAAATCGTACCACGCAAATAATTGCTTTGTTGTTTGGTGCCTTAACTTTGTTGTATGCCATTCCGGTAGGAAAACTAAAAAAAAACTTACGAAACCTTTCTGGAATTAAAATATATATTGTTTCGTTTTGTTGGGCTGGGGCAACTTTGTTGCTGCCTTTGCTTAATGCTGATTATGTATTAAACACCGACGTTTTAGCCAAGTTTATTCAGCGCTTCATTATAACATTACTTTTAATTTTAATTTTTGAAATAAAGGATTTAGAAGTTGATGATCCAAACCTTAAAACGTTTCCGCAAATTTTTGGCGTACTAAAAACCAAACTTTTTATTGTTTTGTTGTGCATCCCTTTTTATGTGCTCGAATTTTTTAAAACAGGATATTACGCCAATCAATGGTTAGTAAACCTTATTTTAGTAGCAGTTATAATTACTTTTACCTATTTTGTAAATCCCAATCGCAACAAATATTTTACCTTATTTTGGGTAGAAGCAGTTCCTATATTATGGTTGTTTCTTTCCTTAAGTATCAATTAA
- a CDS encoding DoxX family protein yields MRSFLRVPAHKSTSINFSLLLLRIVAGGFMLTHGFGKMQKLFLGDFTFSDPLGIGMELSLILTVFAEIVCALFIVLGLFTRFVSIPLMITMIVAVFIVHAGHDFGRKELGLFYLASYFILFISGPGKYSLDAKLY; encoded by the coding sequence TTGCGATCATTTTTAAGAGTTCCGGCTCATAAATCAACATCAATTAACTTTTCACTATTACTGCTTCGCATTGTTGCAGGTGGTTTTATGCTAACACACGGTTTTGGCAAAATGCAAAAACTTTTTCTGGGCGATTTTACTTTTTCTGATCCGTTAGGCATCGGTATGGAACTTTCGTTAATATTAACCGTATTTGCAGAAATTGTTTGTGCCTTATTTATTGTTTTGGGCTTGTTTACCCGTTTTGTAAGTATTCCACTTATGATTACCATGATTGTTGCAGTATTTATTGTACATGCAGGTCATGATTTTGGCCGAAAAGAATTGGGCTTATTTTACTTAGCTTCGTATTTTATATTATTTATTTCGGGACCGGGCAAATATAGCTTAGATGCTAAATTATATTAA
- a CDS encoding aldo/keto reductase: MSFILNNKLTIPAIGFGTWQLTEDVEKVITEAVKAGYKHIDTAAAYGNEAAIGATLKKLNVNRETIFLTSKVWKSDLGYESTLKAFEQSLHNLQTDYLDLYLIHWPVKNSESNWEQVNAETWRALEYLYKNGKVKAIGVSNFLVHHLESLLENSTIKPMVNQIEYHPGYLQPETVTYCKAADILVEAWSPIGSGRLLQDSTLVKMAKKYNVQVAQLCIQFALQNNIVPLPKSTNSKNIAANIQFEPFVIAQEDLNEIYDMNEVGFSGLLPDLVPF; the protein is encoded by the coding sequence ATGAGTTTTATTTTGAATAACAAATTAACCATTCCGGCTATTGGATTTGGTACTTGGCAATTAACCGAAGATGTAGAAAAAGTAATAACCGAAGCTGTAAAAGCAGGTTATAAACATATTGATACCGCAGCTGCTTATGGTAACGAAGCTGCTATTGGTGCAACCTTAAAAAAATTAAACGTAAACCGCGAAACTATTTTTTTAACTTCTAAAGTTTGGAAATCTGATTTAGGTTACGAATCAACCTTAAAAGCTTTTGAACAAAGCTTACATAATTTACAAACCGATTATTTAGATTTATATCTTATTCATTGGCCCGTAAAAAACTCCGAAAGCAATTGGGAGCAAGTAAATGCAGAAACTTGGCGCGCGTTAGAATATCTGTATAAAAACGGTAAAGTAAAAGCTATTGGTGTTTCTAATTTTTTAGTTCATCATTTAGAATCGTTACTAGAAAATAGCACCATTAAACCAATGGTTAATCAAATAGAATATCACCCGGGGTATTTGCAACCCGAAACGGTTACTTATTGTAAAGCTGCCGATATTTTAGTAGAAGCTTGGAGCCCGATTGGTTCTGGTAGGTTATTACAAGATTCAACGTTGGTTAAAATGGCTAAAAAATACAACGTGCAAGTGGCGCAATTATGTATTCAGTTTGCGTTACAAAATAATATTGTACCGTTGCCTAAATCTACCAATTCAAAAAATATTGCAGCAAACATTCAGTTTGAACCTTTTGTAATTGCGCAAGAAGATTTAAACGAA